The Thioalkalivibrio thiocyanodenitrificans ARhD 1 genome window below encodes:
- a CDS encoding DUF3883 domain-containing protein: MPSDYKAIRADNERRYGTDIGRIGPMLLADRYDDRTHFIFELLQNAEDALARRDQWQGARAVSFQLTDTQLRFSHFGQPFCEADVRGICGIAESTKALTAIGRFGIGFKSVYAITDRPEVHSGTEAFAVESFVWPVGVQRASRDDDETLFVLPFKSGDSHALDDVSRGLQRLGTTALLFLRQIEEVRWRVKGGPPGTYLRESRHVADGVRRVTVIGQQHDADDVDDEWLVFSQAVAAQDGRHAGYVEIAFSLSNQPPEGEAIQRVERSPLVVFFPTVVETHFGFLLQGPYRTTPSRDNVPRSDPWNQHLVEETGSLLVDALRWLRENELLDAAALRCLPIDPSKFGEASMFAPLFQVTKEALSSERLLPRFGDGHTPADRARLGRTQELRDLFSASQLAALLGEDGELSWLSGDISQDRAPELRRYVMQELSVTEITPETIIPRLDQSFLEAQPDDWILNLYEFLGGQAALRRRLDGLPLIRLVDGSHVPPRVDGQPQAFLPSTITTGFPTVRASVCGTESARELLRSLGLTEPDPVDDVVRNVLPKYRSDKVDIADDAYESDIRRILAAFSTDSKDQREKLLVALRETPFVMAVDTGNARKYVERPASVYLSTERLKELFAGIPDVLRVDDAYSCLRGEEVRELLVACGAVRYLRPVADASLSWEQRQELRERAGHAETSNQNDRITDWSLVGLRHLLSAFPGLSSEEQVAKAWRLWEELANLEERRGKSVFTGEYTWTHYGTYRTIFDAAFIRELNETAWIPDENGDLHRPEFVLFDTLGWKANPFLESKIRFKPPIIEALAKEAGIETGVLDLLKKHGVTSVAELVVRLGLAEDSEAGESDQVSETAKEGVEPADDTLVTTPSAPRTQESKPGGSGDAGGGSGTTTAGTRGSGSGGRRESDGTGERARTEPKDAPGRKERDQTPERTPAMFISYVGAHPDDEEPDPDGLDQQARMALEAKAIEFILSREPEWRRTPTHNPGYDLYVADEGGNATRWCEVKAMTGSLNDHPVGLSRTQFDHAREHGEAYWLYVVEHAGTDAARIVRIQDPAGKARTFTFDRGWINVAEVDGSGE, encoded by the coding sequence ATGCCTTCTGACTACAAAGCCATTCGCGCCGACAACGAGAGGCGCTACGGCACGGACATCGGCCGCATCGGGCCGATGCTCCTCGCTGACCGCTACGACGACCGCACCCACTTCATCTTCGAGCTTCTGCAGAATGCGGAGGACGCACTCGCGCGTCGTGACCAATGGCAGGGGGCGCGAGCCGTCTCATTCCAACTGACCGATACCCAACTCCGCTTCAGCCACTTCGGCCAGCCCTTCTGCGAGGCTGATGTTCGAGGAATTTGCGGCATCGCAGAGAGTACGAAGGCGCTGACCGCCATCGGTCGGTTCGGCATCGGCTTCAAATCCGTTTACGCCATTACGGATCGCCCAGAGGTGCACTCGGGGACGGAGGCCTTTGCCGTCGAAAGCTTCGTCTGGCCTGTTGGGGTCCAGCGTGCCTCCCGGGACGACGACGAGACTCTTTTTGTCCTCCCCTTCAAGTCGGGTGACTCGCACGCGCTTGACGATGTCTCCCGTGGTCTTCAGCGCCTCGGCACGACCGCGCTCCTCTTCCTGCGGCAGATCGAGGAGGTGCGCTGGAGGGTAAAGGGTGGGCCTCCAGGGACCTACCTCCGCGAGTCGCGGCACGTGGCTGACGGGGTTCGCCGGGTTACCGTTATCGGCCAACAACACGACGCCGACGATGTCGATGACGAATGGCTCGTCTTCTCGCAGGCCGTTGCGGCCCAGGACGGACGCCATGCCGGCTACGTCGAGATCGCCTTTTCACTTTCCAATCAGCCACCCGAGGGCGAGGCCATTCAGCGGGTAGAGCGCTCGCCGCTCGTCGTGTTCTTTCCCACGGTGGTCGAGACGCACTTTGGCTTTCTGTTGCAGGGTCCATATCGCACCACGCCGAGCCGCGACAACGTGCCCCGGAGCGACCCATGGAACCAGCATCTTGTTGAAGAGACCGGATCGCTTCTCGTGGACGCGCTTCGATGGTTGCGCGAAAACGAATTGCTCGACGCAGCGGCTCTGCGGTGTCTGCCCATTGATCCATCGAAGTTCGGCGAGGCGAGCATGTTCGCGCCGCTCTTCCAGGTGACTAAGGAAGCGTTGTCGTCGGAGCGTCTGCTGCCGCGATTCGGCGACGGCCATACACCGGCCGACCGTGCGCGGCTCGGGCGCACCCAGGAACTCCGCGATCTCTTCAGCGCCTCGCAGCTTGCCGCGCTCCTGGGAGAAGATGGGGAACTCTCTTGGCTAAGCGGCGACATAAGCCAGGATCGCGCGCCAGAGTTGCGACGGTATGTCATGCAGGAGCTGAGTGTCACAGAGATTACGCCGGAAACCATCATCCCCCGGCTCGACCAATCGTTCCTCGAAGCGCAGCCCGATGATTGGATTCTGAACCTCTACGAGTTCCTAGGCGGCCAAGCCGCCCTGCGCCGGCGGCTCGATGGCTTGCCGCTTATCCGGCTGGTGGACGGCAGCCACGTTCCACCGCGAGTCGACGGTCAGCCCCAAGCGTTCTTGCCGAGCACGATAACGACGGGATTCCCCACGGTCCGGGCATCGGTATGCGGGACGGAGTCGGCGCGCGAGTTACTTCGGTCGCTGGGACTGACGGAGCCGGACCCGGTGGACGATGTGGTCCGAAATGTTCTTCCGAAGTATCGGTCAGACAAGGTCGATATCGCAGACGACGCTTACGAGAGCGACATACGCCGCATACTTGCTGCCTTTTCGACGGATTCCAAGGATCAACGCGAAAAGCTGCTGGTAGCGCTGCGTGAAACACCGTTCGTCATGGCGGTCGATACAGGCAATGCACGCAAGTACGTTGAGCGGCCCGCTAGCGTCTATCTTTCCACCGAACGCCTGAAGGAGCTGTTCGCGGGGATTCCAGATGTGCTGCGCGTGGACGATGCGTATTCATGCCTCCGCGGCGAGGAGGTGCGGGAACTACTCGTAGCGTGTGGAGCGGTTCGATACCTCCGACCAGTCGCGGACGCGTCGCTTTCATGGGAGCAACGGCAGGAACTGCGAGAAAGAGCCGGTCACGCGGAGACTTCGAACCAGAATGATCGAATTACGGATTGGTCGCTGGTTGGTCTCCGTCATCTCCTCAGCGCGTTTCCGGGCCTGTCGTCCGAGGAGCAGGTTGCCAAGGCTTGGCGTCTTTGGGAGGAGCTCGCGAATCTCGAAGAGCGTCGTGGAAAGAGCGTCTTCACTGGTGAGTACACTTGGACGCACTACGGCACGTACCGCACAATATTCGACGCCGCTTTCATTCGGGAACTGAACGAGACTGCGTGGATTCCCGATGAAAACGGAGACCTTCATCGGCCCGAGTTCGTCCTGTTCGACACCCTCGGCTGGAAGGCAAACCCATTCCTCGAGTCCAAGATCCGTTTCAAGCCACCGATCATCGAGGCGCTTGCGAAGGAAGCAGGTATCGAGACCGGTGTGCTGGACCTACTCAAGAAGCACGGAGTCACCAGCGTCGCTGAACTCGTCGTTCGACTCGGCCTCGCCGAGGACTCGGAAGCGGGTGAGAGCGACCAAGTCTCCGAAACCGCGAAAGAGGGAGTGGAGCCAGCGGACGACACGCTTGTTACCACTCCCAGCGCCCCGAGGACGCAGGAGTCCAAGCCAGGCGGATCAGGAGATGCGGGTGGAGGCTCAGGAACAACCACCGCCGGAACCAGAGGCAGTGGAAGCGGCGGCAGAAGGGAGAGCGATGGCACCGGCGAGCGGGCGCGCACTGAACCGAAGGATGCTCCCGGTCGGAAGGAGAGAGACCAAACACCTGAGCGTACACCCGCGATGTTCATCTCCTACGTCGGAGCACATCCCGACGACGAGGAACCGGACCCCGACGGCCTAGACCAGCAGGCCCGCATGGCACTCGAAGCGAAGGCCATCGAGTTCATCTTGTCCCGCGAGCCTGAATGGCGCCGCACACCAACCCACAATCCGGGTTATGACCTCTATGTGGCCGACGAAGGCGGCAACGCGACGCGGTGGTGTGAAGTCAAGGCAATGACGGGCAGCCTGAACGATCATCCGGTGGGACTATCGCGCACTCAGTTCGACCATGCCCGGGAGCACGGCGAGGCCTATTGGCTCTACGTGGTCGAACACGCGGGCACTGACGCCGCACGCATCGTTCGCATTCAGGACCCGGCTGGCAAGGCTCGAACCTTCACGTTCGACCGCGGTTGGATCAATGTTGCAGAAGTCGATGGTTCGGGTGAGTAA
- a CDS encoding restriction endonuclease encodes MAILKFQEITLPMLKLAADGEVWSLADAREEMAKHFQLTKEELEELLPSGRQARFSNRVAWAKVYLERGGLLSSPKRAHFQITERGREVLQDPSDEVSIKFLSQYPEFQEFRSRSSKNTEGETDDENSDTPEETLESAYLTIRKNLASEVLERVKSCTPHFFEHLVVDLLLKMGYGRAGGGSGERVGQAGDEGIDGIISEDRLGLEMVYLQAKRWEGTVGRPEIQKFVGALHGKRARKGVFITTGSFSADAAAYVQTIDPKVALVDGKQLAEYMIDFGLGVSLARAYEVKRIDTDYFEE; translated from the coding sequence GTGGCAATTCTCAAGTTTCAAGAGATCACTCTTCCGATGCTCAAGTTGGCTGCCGACGGAGAGGTGTGGTCGCTTGCCGATGCGCGGGAGGAAATGGCGAAGCACTTCCAGCTTACGAAGGAGGAACTGGAAGAGCTTCTGCCAAGTGGGCGCCAAGCGCGTTTTTCGAATCGAGTCGCCTGGGCAAAGGTTTATCTTGAGCGGGGTGGTCTGCTTTCATCCCCCAAGCGGGCACACTTTCAAATCACCGAGCGCGGAAGGGAAGTGCTTCAAGATCCGTCGGATGAGGTTTCCATCAAATTCCTCAGCCAGTATCCCGAGTTTCAGGAATTCCGAAGCCGCTCGTCAAAGAACACCGAGGGCGAGACAGATGATGAGAATTCCGACACGCCGGAGGAGACCCTGGAATCAGCATACCTCACTATCCGTAAGAATCTGGCCTCTGAGGTGTTGGAGCGAGTGAAATCATGTACGCCGCACTTCTTTGAACATCTTGTCGTCGATCTGCTGCTGAAAATGGGCTACGGCCGCGCGGGTGGTGGCAGTGGCGAGCGTGTTGGCCAGGCGGGAGATGAAGGAATCGACGGAATCATCTCTGAAGATAGGCTTGGCTTGGAAATGGTGTATTTGCAGGCCAAACGCTGGGAAGGAACAGTGGGTAGGCCTGAGATTCAGAAATTCGTCGGGGCGCTTCATGGCAAGAGGGCGCGAAAGGGCGTTTTCATAACAACCGGCTCATTTTCTGCTGACGCAGCAGCTTACGTCCAAACTATCGACCCGAAGGTGGCACTGGTTGATGGGAAGCAGCTTGCCGAGTACATGATTGACTTTGGGCTTGGGGTGTCCCTGGCTCGTGCATACGAGGTCAAGCGGATCGACACTGATTATTTCGAGGAGTAA
- a CDS encoding class I SAM-dependent methyltransferase translates to MNATMPDLATVKERMKATWGAGDFGEVAKSIESHAEDFMSRHDIGPGRHVLDIACGTGNLALPAARVGASVVGIDLAGNLVEQARERAKAEGLEIRFDEGDAEALPYADAGFDLCVSMYGIMFAPRPEVATTELLRVCRPGGTIALASWTPEGFIGRMLKVVSAHVPPPPGVPSPLLWGQAEAVRERLGDGVSALAMQRVPVWFDYPFPPADTVDFYRRYYGPILRVFDALSDEHAEALERDLVTLWSEHNTADDGTTRVEAEYLEVVATRA, encoded by the coding sequence ATGAATGCGACAATGCCTGATCTGGCAACTGTGAAGGAACGTATGAAGGCAACGTGGGGGGCGGGTGACTTCGGCGAGGTCGCGAAGTCGATCGAGTCGCATGCCGAAGACTTCATGTCGCGCCACGATATCGGGCCCGGCAGGCACGTGCTCGACATCGCCTGCGGCACCGGCAACCTCGCACTCCCGGCCGCCCGGGTCGGCGCCAGCGTGGTCGGCATCGACCTGGCCGGCAATCTGGTCGAGCAGGCCCGGGAAAGAGCCAAGGCCGAGGGACTCGAGATCCGTTTCGACGAAGGTGACGCGGAAGCCTTGCCCTACGCCGACGCAGGGTTCGATCTCTGCGTGAGCATGTACGGCATCATGTTCGCGCCGCGGCCGGAAGTGGCGACGACGGAGCTGTTGCGGGTATGTCGTCCCGGCGGCACGATCGCGCTGGCCAGCTGGACGCCCGAGGGGTTCATCGGGCGGATGCTGAAGGTGGTGAGCGCACATGTACCACCACCGCCCGGCGTTCCCTCGCCGCTGCTGTGGGGCCAGGCCGAGGCGGTCCGTGAACGACTCGGCGATGGCGTCTCCGCATTGGCGATGCAGCGCGTGCCGGTGTGGTTCGACTACCCGTTCCCGCCTGCCGATACCGTCGACTTCTACCGCCGTTACTACGGTCCGATCCTGCGCGTGTTTGACGCACTTTCCGACGAACACGCCGAGGCACTGGAACGCGATCTGGTCACTTTGTGGTCGGAGCACAATACGGCCGATGACGGTACGACGCGCGTCGAGGCCGAGTATCTGGAAGTAGTCGCGACCCGTGCGTGA
- a CDS encoding thioredoxin fold domain-containing protein produces MRAHAHSLVCLLAVWVLGLGAVAHATGAPPEKVKERVGAIDDSELIVYEPEGEAKHSVVVFTDVNCTHCRLLHFRMDEYLEKGVRVKYAAFPVHGDSRRLMEAVWCREDRKAAMDEAKRGVKLETADCETPVVHHLDIALDLSLWGTPAIVTPEGKVLYGYLPGVEVLNVLHESPAKD; encoded by the coding sequence ATGCGAGCGCATGCTCACAGCCTCGTCTGTCTGCTGGCTGTCTGGGTGCTGGGGCTTGGGGCCGTGGCGCACGCTACGGGTGCGCCCCCCGAGAAGGTCAAAGAGCGTGTCGGCGCCATCGACGACTCGGAGCTGATCGTCTACGAGCCCGAGGGTGAGGCGAAGCATTCCGTGGTCGTCTTCACGGATGTCAATTGCACCCACTGCCGCCTGCTGCACTTCAGGATGGATGAGTATCTCGAAAAAGGCGTTCGGGTGAAGTACGCGGCCTTCCCGGTCCATGGCGATTCCAGACGTCTGATGGAGGCGGTCTGGTGTCGGGAGGATCGCAAGGCGGCCATGGACGAGGCCAAGCGGGGCGTGAAGCTTGAGACCGCGGATTGCGAGACCCCCGTGGTGCATCATCTCGACATTGCCCTGGACCTGAGTTTGTGGGGGACGCCGGCGATCGTGACCCCGGAAGGGAAGGTCCTGTACGGCTATCTGCCCGGCGTAGAGGTGCTGAATGTGCTCCACGAGAGTCCGGCGAAGGACTGA
- a CDS encoding class I SAM-dependent methyltransferase — MSEDRYAPIAHSLRRMGWLQDRILHRARMKAVEMVAKAGARTVLDACCGAGTLSRYLDAAGLQVLGVDASPAMLQLARRQAPGLHWIQADVTRLEPGEPVDATVIALALHEMTELQRQAMWRALQRLTRPDGVHVVMDYTIPPRATPAGRVAGWMIRQDERALDGHDPGHYQNYLDFLAHGGARGWLTRMDAQFIDEAWYLFGNLGVFRLGVNRHRENRRIAPPAL, encoded by the coding sequence ATGAGCGAAGATCGATATGCACCCATCGCCCACTCGCTGCGCCGGATGGGCTGGTTGCAGGACCGGATATTGCACCGGGCGAGAATGAAGGCCGTGGAGATGGTGGCGAAGGCGGGCGCACGCACGGTGCTGGACGCCTGTTGCGGCGCCGGCACGTTGAGCCGCTACCTGGATGCGGCCGGGTTACAGGTTCTGGGAGTCGATGCCTCTCCCGCCATGCTGCAACTGGCCCGGCGACAGGCGCCCGGCCTGCATTGGATACAGGCCGACGTGACACGGCTCGAACCGGGCGAACCGGTGGATGCCACCGTGATCGCCCTGGCCCTGCATGAGATGACCGAGTTACAGCGGCAGGCCATGTGGCGCGCGCTGCAGCGACTGACACGCCCCGATGGCGTGCACGTGGTGATGGACTACACCATCCCGCCCCGCGCCACGCCGGCCGGCCGCGTGGCGGGCTGGATGATCCGCCAGGATGAACGGGCGCTGGATGGGCACGATCCGGGACATTACCAGAACTACCTGGATTTTCTTGCGCACGGCGGCGCGCGCGGGTGGCTGACCCGCATGGACGCTCAATTCATTGACGAGGCGTGGTACCTGTTCGGCAATCTGGGCGTGTTCCGGCTCGGGGTCAATCGCCACAGAGAGAACCGTCGCATCGCCCCGCCTGCTCTGTAA
- a CDS encoding LysR substrate-binding domain-containing protein, whose translation MIEIRHLRTLLALHESGSLTAAARRLHLTQSALSHQLRELEDRLGLQLAMRGHRPLRFTQAGNRLLALAQTLLPRVDDTLEELQRLAKGDRGRLRIASECHSCLDWLLPKLRELRRHFPGVDVDVALSASLDPLPGLLDGSLDLVLTPDRRETSGLAWVELFHYPMVLVMAPEHPLAGRDTVKAADLAGETLLTYPVARERLDIFTRLLWPARIEPGRVRTAETTAMLVELAALGQGVSALPLWAVEHVVRAGDVATSSLGLEGTLHAATPVQNRSLPYVAACIGLLGGQTTGDRL comes from the coding sequence ATGATTGAGATCCGTCACCTGCGTACCCTCCTGGCCCTGCATGAGAGCGGCAGCCTCACCGCCGCCGCCCGGCGGCTGCACCTGACCCAGTCCGCCCTCTCCCACCAGCTCCGCGAGCTGGAGGACCGCCTCGGCCTGCAGCTTGCGATGCGGGGACACCGCCCGCTGCGCTTCACACAGGCGGGTAACCGCCTCCTCGCGCTCGCGCAGACGCTTCTCCCCCGTGTGGACGACACCCTCGAGGAACTGCAGCGGCTGGCAAAGGGGGACCGGGGTCGCCTGCGCATCGCCAGCGAATGCCACAGTTGCCTGGACTGGCTGCTGCCGAAACTGCGCGAGCTGCGCCGGCACTTTCCCGGGGTGGACGTGGACGTGGCCCTTTCGGCGAGTCTCGACCCGCTCCCCGGGCTGCTGGACGGATCGCTGGACCTGGTCCTCACCCCCGACCGTCGCGAGACGTCGGGGCTGGCCTGGGTGGAGCTGTTCCACTACCCGATGGTGCTGGTCATGGCCCCGGAACACCCCCTGGCGGGGCGGGACACGGTGAAGGCCGCGGACCTTGCCGGCGAGACCCTGCTCACCTACCCGGTGGCCCGCGAGCGGCTTGACATCTTCACCCGCCTGCTGTGGCCCGCCCGCATCGAACCGGGCCGGGTGCGCACCGCGGAGACCACCGCCATGCTGGTGGAACTGGCCGCCCTGGGCCAGGGTGTCAGCGCCCTGCCGCTGTGGGCCGTGGAACACGTGGTCCGCGCCGGCGACGTGGCCACCAGCTCCCTGGGCCTTGAGGGCACCCTTCACGCGGCCACGCCTGTGCAGAACCGGTCTCTGCCCTATGTGGCCGCCTGCATCGGGCTGCTGGGCGGTCAGACGACGGGGGACCGGCTATAA
- the metE gene encoding 5-methyltetrahydropteroyltriglutamate--homocysteine S-methyltransferase — translation MTMLHVPGYPRIGVRRELKFALERHWRGEITEQALEETGRELRLRHWAQQRDAGMSFVTVGDFAFYDHVLEMIDLLGCAPARFGFRGDESPLSRQFAMARGTPAQPALEMTKWFDTNYHYLVPELSPDTAFTAGPERLLEQVGEARGAGHPVKAVLVGPLTFLWLSKMRGPDRRLELLETLLDAYRDVLGRLAEAGVAWVQMDEPVLALELTEAWRTALATAYRALHGSGPKMLLAGYFGALGENLSLACMLPVQGLHVDAVRAPQELLRAAQALPSDAVLSAGIIDGRNVWRADPDAVLAQLVPLRERLDQRLWLSTSCSLLHVPHDLGQETDLDPELRGWLSFARQKLDELRVLGRVLDAGESAEADALKAARSALAARRRSPRVCNERVRQRVAVLDAGADRRTSPYGARQAAQRARLELPCLPTTTIGSFPQTREIRAARADHRAGRLNQVYYRAYLQTEIARVIRLQESLGLDVLVHGEPERNDMVQYFGEQLDGVLITRHGWVQSYGSRCVNPPVIYGDVSRPAPMTVDWTTYAQGLTPRPVKGMLTGPVTILQWSFVRDDQPRTETCLQLALAIRDEALDLERAGIGIIQIDEPAFREGLPLARSHWDAYLDWAARCFRIAAGGVRDDTRIHTHMCYSEFNDILPAIAAMDADVITIETSRSHMELLNAFAEFHYPNGIGPGVYDVHAPRVPSVEEMTALLEKAVAVVSPGRLWVNPDCGLKTRTWPETRAALENMVYAAQVMRERLNAETGSASGIREAVMK, via the coding sequence ATGACCATGCTGCACGTGCCCGGCTATCCCCGCATCGGCGTGCGCCGGGAATTGAAGTTTGCCCTGGAGCGCCACTGGCGGGGGGAGATCACGGAACAGGCCCTGGAAGAGACCGGCCGCGAGTTGCGTCTGCGCCACTGGGCGCAGCAGCGCGACGCAGGCATGTCATTTGTCACCGTGGGCGACTTCGCTTTCTACGATCATGTGCTCGAAATGATCGATCTGCTCGGATGCGCCCCGGCCCGCTTCGGCTTCCGGGGCGACGAGAGTCCGCTGTCACGACAGTTCGCCATGGCGCGGGGCACACCCGCGCAGCCGGCCCTGGAGATGACCAAGTGGTTCGACACCAACTACCACTATCTGGTCCCGGAACTCTCGCCCGACACAGCTTTCACGGCCGGCCCCGAACGCCTGCTTGAGCAGGTCGGCGAGGCGAGGGGGGCGGGTCATCCGGTCAAGGCGGTGCTGGTGGGGCCGCTCACCTTCCTGTGGCTGTCAAAAATGCGGGGGCCCGACCGGCGCCTCGAACTGCTGGAGACCTTGTTGGACGCTTATCGCGACGTGCTGGGCCGGTTGGCTGAGGCCGGTGTTGCCTGGGTGCAGATGGACGAGCCGGTGTTGGCACTGGAACTGACCGAGGCATGGCGCACGGCTCTGGCGACGGCCTACCGTGCCCTGCACGGCTCGGGCCCGAAGATGCTCCTTGCCGGCTACTTCGGCGCTCTGGGTGAAAACCTGTCCCTTGCCTGCATGCTGCCGGTGCAGGGGCTGCACGTGGATGCGGTGCGTGCCCCGCAGGAACTGCTGCGGGCGGCGCAGGCACTCCCGTCCGACGCCGTGCTCTCCGCCGGCATCATCGACGGGCGCAATGTCTGGCGCGCCGATCCGGATGCCGTGCTTGCGCAGCTCGTGCCGCTGCGCGAACGGCTCGATCAACGCCTGTGGCTGTCCACGTCCTGTTCCCTGCTCCACGTGCCCCATGACCTCGGCCAGGAAACCGACCTGGACCCCGAGCTGCGAGGCTGGCTCTCGTTTGCCCGCCAGAAGCTCGACGAGTTGCGCGTGCTGGGCAGGGTACTGGATGCGGGGGAGTCGGCCGAAGCGGATGCCCTGAAAGCTGCACGCAGCGCACTGGCGGCTCGGCGCAGGAGCCCCCGTGTGTGCAATGAGCGCGTCAGGCAGCGGGTTGCCGTGCTCGATGCAGGCGCCGATCGACGCACATCGCCCTATGGTGCTCGCCAGGCGGCGCAGCGCGCCCGCCTGGAACTTCCGTGCCTGCCCACCACCACCATCGGCAGCTTCCCGCAGACCCGCGAGATCCGTGCCGCCCGGGCAGACCATCGTGCCGGACGCCTGAACCAGGTCTATTACCGGGCCTACCTGCAGACAGAGATCGCGCGCGTGATCCGCCTGCAGGAATCCCTGGGGCTCGACGTGCTGGTGCACGGCGAACCGGAGCGCAACGACATGGTGCAGTATTTCGGCGAGCAGCTCGACGGCGTTCTCATCACCCGCCACGGCTGGGTGCAGTCCTACGGCAGCCGCTGCGTCAATCCGCCGGTGATCTACGGGGACGTGTCACGGCCGGCGCCCATGACAGTAGACTGGACGACCTATGCCCAAGGCCTCACGCCCAGGCCGGTCAAGGGCATGCTCACCGGCCCTGTGACCATCCTCCAGTGGTCCTTCGTGCGCGACGATCAGCCGCGTACGGAGACCTGCCTGCAACTCGCGCTGGCCATCCGCGACGAGGCGCTGGACCTGGAGCGGGCCGGCATCGGCATCATCCAGATCGATGAGCCGGCCTTCCGGGAGGGTCTGCCGCTCGCCCGCAGCCACTGGGATGCCTACCTGGACTGGGCAGCGCGCTGCTTTCGCATCGCTGCCGGCGGCGTGCGCGACGACACCCGGATCCACACGCACATGTGCTACTCCGAGTTCAACGACATCCTGCCGGCCATCGCCGCCATGGACGCCGACGTGATCACCATCGAGACCAGCCGCTCGCACATGGAGCTGCTCAACGCCTTCGCCGAATTCCACTACCCCAACGGGATCGGCCCCGGTGTCTACGACGTGCACGCACCGCGGGTGCCTTCGGTGGAGGAGATGACGGCATTGCTGGAGAAGGCCGTCGCCGTGGTGTCCCCCGGGCGGCTGTGGGTCAATCCGGACTGCGGCCTCAAGACCCGCACCTGGCCGGAGACGCGGGCGGCCCTGGAGAACATGGTGTACGCCGCGCAGGTGATGCGGGAGCGACTGAACGCCGAGACAGGCTCGGCAAGCGGGATCCGTGAGGCGGTGATGAAGTGA
- a CDS encoding bacteriohemerythrin, whose translation MAYFEWSRDLDTGIPVIDKQHKRIVEYINRLHKAVEDGHEREGVQEVLDQVVDYTLTHFAFEEEMLEIIGYPETRQHQELHRDFSLRIQGLQGSFSNGQDIAGELAEALRGWLLNHIREDDHAYGPLVRDWLRANAPEGMIQR comes from the coding sequence ATGGCCTATTTCGAATGGTCCCGGGACCTGGACACGGGCATCCCGGTGATCGACAAGCAGCACAAGCGCATCGTCGAGTACATCAACCGGCTGCACAAGGCCGTCGAAGACGGGCATGAGCGGGAGGGGGTGCAGGAGGTGCTCGATCAGGTGGTCGATTACACGCTCACGCATTTCGCTTTCGAGGAGGAGATGCTGGAGATCATTGGTTATCCGGAGACCCGGCAACACCAGGAACTGCACCGCGATTTCAGCCTGCGGATCCAGGGTCTGCAGGGATCATTCTCCAATGGGCAGGACATCGCCGGCGAGCTGGCCGAGGCCCTGCGCGGCTGGCTGCTCAATCACATCCGCGAGGACGACCATGCCTACGGCCCCCTGGTGCGCGACTGGCTGCGCGCCAATGCGCCGGAGGGCATGATTCAACGCTGA
- a CDS encoding bacteriohemerythrin: MAYMHWSDELNTGIGVIDRQHQRIVDYINVLHHAIEKGDREEIGQVIDQLVDYTYSHFSFEEELMEEAGYPFLRAHQRVHGLFVRRVGEFKKRFQKGEEIGRELHTVLKTWLVNHIKHDDADYAEAVRKHTGIGTTRKGGLLGRMFGR; this comes from the coding sequence ATGGCATACATGCACTGGAGCGATGAGCTCAACACGGGTATCGGCGTCATCGATCGCCAGCACCAGCGCATCGTCGACTATATCAATGTCCTGCATCACGCCATCGAAAAAGGTGACCGCGAAGAGATCGGCCAGGTGATCGACCAGCTTGTCGATTACACCTACTCGCATTTCTCGTTCGAAGAGGAACTCATGGAGGAGGCGGGATACCCCTTCCTGCGTGCGCACCAGCGTGTGCATGGGCTGTTCGTTCGCCGCGTGGGGGAGTTCAAGAAACGCTTTCAGAAGGGCGAAGAGATCGGGCGCGAGTTGCACACGGTGCTCAAGACCTGGCTGGTCAACCACATCAAGCATGACGACGCGGACTACGCCGAGGCGGTGCGCAAGCACACCGGCATCGGCACGACAAGGAAAGGGGGGCTTCTGGGGCGCATGTTCGGGCGTTAG